One window from the genome of Musa acuminata AAA Group cultivar baxijiao chromosome BXJ1-4, Cavendish_Baxijiao_AAA, whole genome shotgun sequence encodes:
- the LOC135639779 gene encoding protein ROOT INITIATION DEFECTIVE 3-like: protein MEVVIASSPVDVGIGCWDLRSGSEQLRYRSCSSAPHGLLSIAGRFLASSPLRDSPSSASCPIFFWSWDKPQVEVRSFPAEPIGPLVSNSEGTYIMGGGPSGIIYQWEVEGRPKAYKSHFSWVGGLFRLVNKCCIM, encoded by the exons ATGGAAGTGGTGATCGCCTCCTCCCCGGTGGACGTCGGCATCGGTTGTTGGGACCTACGCTCGGGCTCCGAGCAGCTCCGGTACCGCTCGTGCTCCTCCGCTCCACATGGCCTCCTCTCCATAGCCGGCCGCTTTCTCGCTTCCTCGCCGCTCCGCGATTCCCCTTCCTCCGCCTCTTGCCCCATTTTCTTCTGGTCCTGGGATAAG CCTCAGGTGGAAGTTAGGAGCTTCCCGGCTGAGCCGATTGGACCGCTTGTTTCCAATTCAGAAGGCACTTACATCATGGGAGGAGGACCATCCGGCATCATCTACCAATGGGAG gtagaggggcggccgaaggcttataagtcccattttagttgggttggtggcctctttaggcttgtaaataaatgttgtatcatgtga